The following proteins come from a genomic window of Nicotiana tomentosiformis chromosome 12, ASM39032v3, whole genome shotgun sequence:
- the LOC104086941 gene encoding 21 kDa protein-like: MANFSLHHFLILFLFFHCIFVNVVTESVTSQNPATTYFIKTSCKNTLYPTVCIQSLSAYANTIQLSEQQLAQAALSISLKKAKLAADFISKITKIRGLKPREFQAAKDCLSTMNDSVYQLNRSIPELSQSGQLAAGQDFTWHVSNVQTWISAALTDENACLDMFNNPSMDGKIKALVRARVFAAAQVTSNALALVYRFAERH; the protein is encoded by the coding sequence atgGCCAACTTTAGTCTTCATCACTTCTTAATACTTTTCTTGTTTTTCCATTGTATTTTTGTCAACGTCGTTACTGAGTCTGTCACGTCCCAAAATCCCGCTACCACATACTTCATTAAAACCTCATGCAAAAATACTTTATACCCTACCGTATGTATCCAATCTCTCTCTGCCTATGCAAATACCATTCAATTAAGCGAGCAACAACTCGCTCAAGCAGCATTATCTATTAGTTTAAAAAAAGCCAAACTTGCTGCCGATTTTATttccaaaattacaaaaataaggGGATTAAAGCCAAGAGAATTTCAAGCTGCTAAAGATTGTTTATCCACCATGAATGATAGTGTTTATCAGCTTAATCGATCGATACCCGAGCTTAGCCAAAGCGGACAATTAGCAGCAGGACAAGATTTTACTTGGCATGTTAGTAATGTTCAAACATGGATTAGTGCTGCACTTACTGATGAAAATGCTTGTCTTGATATGTTTAATAATCCTTCTATGGATGGAAAAATTAAGGCTTTGGTTAGGGCTAGAGTCTTTGCTGCTGCACAAGTTACTAGTAATGCACTTGCTTTGGTTTATCGCTTTGCAGAGAGACACTAA